In a genomic window of Rhopalosiphum maidis isolate BTI-1 chromosome 4, ASM367621v3, whole genome shotgun sequence:
- the LOC113558165 gene encoding putative lipoyltransferase 2, mitochondrial — MNYDSCLKLQNHLSESLKTTTIDKCGYLLIVEHEPVYTVGIRQNDYTSHLEDNLINLGAEFKRTNRGGLITFHGPGQLIAYPILNLKKFNPSIRWYVTNLETTIKNLCNETYGLNATTTSDTGVWIDNHKICAIGVRCSRYVTTHGLALNCNTDLSWFKHIVPCGLHGKGVTSLSKIFEKNISVHDVLPYFLQHFRKSFSCDIENTEIDEIN; from the coding sequence ATGAATTACGATTCATGTCTTAAATTACAAAACCATTTATCAGAatctttaaaaacaacaaccaTTGATAAATGCGGTTATCTCCTCATTGTAGAACATGAACCTGTTTATACTGTAGGCATCAGACAAAACGACTACACTTCACATTTagaagataatttaattaatctagGTGCAGAATTCAAACGTACCAACCGAGGCGGTCTAATTACTTTTCATGGTCCTGGACAACTAATTGCTtatccaattttaaatttaaaaaaatttaatcctAGTATTCGATGGTATGTTACAAATTTAGaaacaactattaaaaatctttGTAATGAGACTTATGGGCTTAATGCAACTACTACATCTGATACTGGAGTTTGGATAGATAATCATAAAATCTGCGCGATAGGTGTGAGATGTAGCCGATATGTTACTACTCATGGTCTTGCTTTGAATTGTAATACTGACTTATCTTGGTTTAAACATATTGTACCTTGCGGTCTACATGGTAAGGGAGTTACTTCTCTcagtaaaatttttgaaaagaaCATTTCTGTTCACGATGTGTtaccatattttttacaacattttcgTAAATCATTTTCATGTGACATTGAAAATActgaaattgatgaaattaattaa
- the LOC113559113 gene encoding Werner Syndrome-like exonuclease isoform X2: MANEVRHLPPWMTEAVINKTKEFVQFKGEIKQCLYPNILSSYAEEILTKIESSKIHEVVYGFDMEWPVTFNRKSKKTALIQICTDHSTCYLFHVYHIIKLPSIFVSLINHPRVRWSGVYIKNDFLKLGRDFNIDVSGALSHIIDLGTYTNKVFDFDSSIIWSMANLVQRLIKKDVNKDVNIRMSSWDNTNLDQNQRMYAATDAYISLILFEHLKRFDTKDELQIN; this comes from the exons ATGGCAAATGAAGTGCGGCACCTTCCACCATGGATGACAGAAGCG gttataaataaaacaaaagagTTTGTGCAGTTTAAAGGAGAAATTAAACAGTGCTTATAtccaaatattttgtcatCGTATGCAGAGGAAATTTT GACCAAGATTGAGTCTAGCAAGATACATGAAGTTGTGTATGGTTTTGATATGGAATGGCCAGTAACTTTTAacagaaaatcaaaaaaaactgCTCTTATACAAATTTGCACTGACCATTCCACATGTTATTTATTCCAT gtatatcatatcataaaaCTTCCATCAATATTTGTAAGCCTCATTAATCATCCAAGAGTTAGATGGTCtggtgtatatattaaaaa tgattttttaaaacttggaAGAGATTTCAACATTGATGTTAGTGGTGCTTTAAGTCATATTATCgatttaggtacttatacgaataaagtttttgattttgattcgTCTATTATCTGGAGTATGGCCAATTTGGTTCAACGATTA ATTAAAAAAGATGTTAATAAAGACGTAAATATTCGTATGAGCAGTTgggataatacaaatttagatCAAAATCAACGTATGTATGCAGCAACTGATGCTTAT atatccTTAATATTGTTTGAACATCTAAAGAGATTTGATACAAAAGATGAACTCCAgattaattaa
- the LOC113559113 gene encoding Werner Syndrome-like exonuclease isoform X1 has translation MDDRSGKKTVYQTFSYFYFYPVLKLFKIVINKTKEFVQFKGEIKQCLYPNILSSYAEEILTKIESSKIHEVVYGFDMEWPVTFNRKSKKTALIQICTDHSTCYLFHVYHIIKLPSIFVSLINHPRVRWSGVYIKNDFLKLGRDFNIDVSGALSHIIDLGTYTNKVFDFDSSIIWSMANLVQRLIKKDVNKDVNIRMSSWDNTNLDQNQRMYAATDAYISLILFEHLKRFDTKDELQIN, from the exons ATGGATGACAGAAGCGGTAAGAAAACTGTATATCAAACCTTcagctatttttatttttatcctgttctcaaattattcaaaatt gttataaataaaacaaaagagTTTGTGCAGTTTAAAGGAGAAATTAAACAGTGCTTATAtccaaatattttgtcatCGTATGCAGAGGAAATTTT GACCAAGATTGAGTCTAGCAAGATACATGAAGTTGTGTATGGTTTTGATATGGAATGGCCAGTAACTTTTAacagaaaatcaaaaaaaactgCTCTTATACAAATTTGCACTGACCATTCCACATGTTATTTATTCCAT gtatatcatatcataaaaCTTCCATCAATATTTGTAAGCCTCATTAATCATCCAAGAGTTAGATGGTCtggtgtatatattaaaaa tgattttttaaaacttggaAGAGATTTCAACATTGATGTTAGTGGTGCTTTAAGTCATATTATCgatttaggtacttatacgaataaagtttttgattttgattcgTCTATTATCTGGAGTATGGCCAATTTGGTTCAACGATTA ATTAAAAAAGATGTTAATAAAGACGTAAATATTCGTATGAGCAGTTgggataatacaaatttagatCAAAATCAACGTATGTATGCAGCAACTGATGCTTAT atatccTTAATATTGTTTGAACATCTAAAGAGATTTGATACAAAAGATGAACTCCAgattaattaa
- the LOC113559112 gene encoding DNA polymerase delta catalytic subunit: MFNKKRPNSSDKQGNFNKKFKVEDDEQLMFENDLAIMEEMEKELESSPDLLGEGPDQEDSSALWSRPAMKEINPATESLAFQQLTIDNYIGEPIQGMSGAQTGLVPITRMFGITMDGNSVCCNVHGYSPYFYTTAPEGFGPEHCKEFKTRLNAVVLSDMRGNQNRVQEPVLMVEIVQKINLYGYHGEELEKYLKITMALPKLVPAAKRLLEKETVLPTFSGHNYRMFETNVDYDMRFMVDLKIVGCSWIELPAGSYTIRDSNSKLKGQSRCQFEVDVGWQKIIAHAPEGEWSKVAPFRILSFDIECAGRKGIFPEADKDPVIQIANMVQIENKRLIRNVFTLNTCAPIVGSQVISCEKENNMLEKWAAFVRECDPDIITGYNINNFDLPYLLNRAKHLNSKNFNFLGRIKNIQSIIREQVIQSKQMGRRENKSVNIDGRVPFDLYLVLVRDYKLRSYSLNSVSYHFLQEQKEDVHHSIITDLQNGTPQTRRRLAVYCLKDAFLPLKLLDKLMCLINYMEMARVTGVPLGSLLTGGQQAKVVSQLLRLAQEKNYIMPTMAGGMQDEQFEGATVIEPIKGYYADPIATLDFTSLYPSIMMAHNLCYTTLLTQKTINLLNLSESDYSKTPSGSYFLSKSIRKGLLPEILENLLSARKKAKTDLKSETDPFKIKVLDGRQLALKISANSVYGFTGAQVGKLPCLEISTSVTSYGRMMIERTKQEVEQKYCIANGYEHDAVVIYGDTDSVMVKFGVKSIEKAMELGREAAEYVTTKFINPIKLDFEKVYFPYLLINKKRYAGLYFTRPDKYDKMDCKGLETVRRDNSPLVSNMINTCLQKLLIDRDPDGAVAYAKEVISDLLCNRIDISQLVITKELTKNDYTAKQAHVELSIKMKKRDPGNAPKLGDRIPYILITGTKGTPAYQRAEDPIFVLENNIPIDFNYYLENQLSKPLVRIFSPILGEKAESVLLKGDHTRKKAMVTSKVSALSAFTKKKEVCLGCKSVLPTNEEKNALCKYCMPKQGELYYQERVKVNDLQEKFCRLWTECQRCQGSLHEEVICTSRDCPIFYLRKKVQIDLTAQVKTMNRFGNPNNK; the protein is encoded by the coding sequence ATGTTTAATAAGAAAAGACCAAATTCATCGGATAAGCAAGgcaactttaataaaaaatttaaagttgaagATGATGAACAATTAATGTTTGAAAACGATCTTGCCATTATGGAAGAAATGGAGAAAGAACTCGAGTCGTCACCAGATCTCTTGGGTGAGGGTCCTGATCAAGAAGACTCCAGTGCTTTGTGGAGTAGACCCGCCATGAAAGAAATTAATCCAGCTACTGAAAGTTTAGCTTTTCAACAACTTACTATTGACAATTACATTGGAGAACCAATACAAGGTATGAGTGGTGCACAAACTGGTTTAGTTCCTATTACTCGAATGTTTGGAATTACTATGGATGGTAATTCTGTATGCTGTAATGTGCATGGGTATTCTCCATACTTTTACACCACCGCTCCTGAAGGATTTGGTCCCGAACATTGTAAAGAGTTTAAAACCCGTTTAAACGCAGTTGTTTTAAGTGATATGCGTGGAAATCAAAATAGAGTACAGGAACCTGTTCTTATGGTTGAAATAGTTCAAAAGATAAACCTTTATGGTTATCATGGCGaagaattagaaaaatatttaaaaataactatggcTTTACCAAAATTGGTACCTGCAGCAAAAAGACTTCTGGAAAAAGAAACAGTATTACCTACATTTTCTGGACATAATTATAGAATGTTTGAAACTAATGTTGATTATGATATGCGATTTAtggtagatttaaaaattgttggttGTAGCTGGATCGAACTTCCTGCAGGCTCTTACACAATACGTGATTCTAATTCTAAACTAAAAGGGCAATCGAGATGTCAATTTGAAGTAGATGTTGGTTGGCAAAAAATAATAGCTCATGCTCCAGAGGGTGAATGGAGTAAAGTTGCACCTTTTCGAATTCTCAGCTTTGATATTGAATGTGCTGGTCGTAAAGGTATATTTCCTGAAGCAGACAAAGATCCTGTTATACAAATAGCTAACATGGTACAAATAGAAAACAAAAgattaattagaaatgtatttacattaaatacatgtGCACCCATTGTTGGTAGTCAAGTTATAAGTtgtgaaaaagaaaataatatgcttgAAAAATGGGCTGCATTTGTTAGAGAATGTGATCCTGATATTATTACTggatataacattaataattttgatttaccaTATTTGCTGAATCGTGcaaaacatttgaattcaaagaatttcaattttttggggcgtattaaaaatatacaatctatTATAAGAGAACAAGTTATTCAAAGTAAACAAATGGGTCGAAGAGAAAATAAAAGCGTTAATATTGATGGAAGAGTTCCTTTTGATTTATACTTGGTATTAGTGCGAGATTATAAGTTACGATCATATTCATTGAACTCTGTcagttatcattttttacaaGAACAAAAAGAAGATGTTCATCACAGTATTATAACAGATTTACAAAATGGTACACCTCAAACAAGACGTCGTCTAGCAGTTTACTGTTTAAAAGATGCGTTCCTTCCATTGAAACTATTAGATAAACTTATgtgtttgattaattatatggAAATGGCTAGAGTAACTGGTGTTCCATTAGGAAGTCTTTTAACTGGAGGTCAGCAGGCTAAAGTTGTATCTCAATTACTTCGTCTTGCACaggagaaaaattatataatgcctACAATGGCTGGTGGTATGCAAGATGAACAATTTGAAGGAGCAACTGTAATAGAACCTATTAAAGGTTATTATGCTGACCCAATTGCAACATTAGATTTCACTTCTTTGTATCCGAGTATTATGATGGctcataatttatgttatactacACTGTTGactcaaaaaacaataaatcttTTAAACTTGTCTGAAAGTGATTATTCTAAAACTCCTTCTGgtagttattttttgtctaAATCCATACGGAAGGGGCTATTGCcagaaattttagaaaatttattgTCTGCACGTAAGAAAGCTAAGACTGATTTGAAATCTGAGACTGATcctttcaaaataaaagtctTAGATGGTCGGCAATTGGCTTTAAAAATTAGTGCAAATTCAGTATATGGCTTTACTGGAGCTCAAGTAGGAAAGTTACCATGTTTAGAAATATCGACAAGTGTTACCTCATATGGTAGAATGATGATTGAGCGTACTAAGCAAGAGGTcgaacaaaaatattgcattgcAAATGGTTATGAACATGATGCTGTAGTTATTTATGGAGACACCGATTCTGTCATGGTAAAATTTGGAGTGAAATCTATTGAAAAAGCAATGGAATTGGGACGTGAAGCAGCTGAATATGTaacaacaaaatttataaatcctataaaattagattttgaaaaagtttattttccttatttattaattaataaaaaacgttATGCTGGCCTTTATTTTACACGACCTGACAAATATGACAAGATGGACTGTAAAGGATTAGAAACAGTACGCAGAGATAATTCACCATTAGTATCTAACATGATAAACACCTGTTTGCAAAAACTACTTATTGATAGAGATCCTGATGGTGCAGTTGCCTATGCAAAAGAAGTTATTAGTGATTTGTTATGCAATCGAATTGATATATCACAGTTGGTAATTACAAAAGAGTTgactaaaaatgattatacagCAAAACAAGCTCATGTAGAGTTATCAATTAAGATGAAAAAAAGAGATCCTGGAAATGCACCAAAGTTAGGTGACCGTATACCATATATTCTAATTACAGGCACCAAGGGAACACCAGCATATCAACGAGCAGAAGATCCAATATTTGTCTTAgagaataatatacctattgattttaactattatttggaAAATCAACTATCCAAGCCTTTGGTCAGAATTTTTTCACCTATTCTCGGGGAAAAAGCAGAATCTGTTTTGTTGAAAGGTGATCATACGCGTAAAAAAGCCATGGTAACATCTAAAGTGAGTGCATTATCAgctttcacaaaaaaaaaagaagtttgtTTAGGGTGTAAAAGTGTTTTGCCTACTAACGAGGAGAAAAATgctttatgtaaatattgtatgcCCAAACAAggtgaattatattatcaggAACGTGTTAAAGTGAATGATCTACAAGAAAAGTTTTGCCGGTTATGGACCGAATGTCAACGTTGTCAAGGAAGTTTACATGAAGAAGTCATTTGCACTAGTCGAGATTgtccaatattttatttaaggaaAAAAGTTCAGATTGACTTAACTGCTCAGGTGAAAACAATGAATCGATTTGGAAacccaaataataaatag